DNA sequence from the Candidatus Methylacidiphilales bacterium genome:
CCAGCATTGCACAAACAACGCAACCGACCGCCGCAGCGCTTCCACACCCGCGAAAAGCACCGCGTCCGTCGGCCTAAGCGGGCTAGAGAGTGCCGCAACTCAGCATGCCCCGCTTCAACCGAATAGGTCTGCGACTTGCCCGGCGCAACCAGATGCCACCCGCCACGGTAGTCTAAAGCAGCATACCCACTGAAGCCGTCGGTGCAATACTGAAATGCCCGTGGCGCTTGATCCACCACCGCCTGCAACACCGCTTCATCGCGGGATAGGGCTACCTGCCAGCTCATCACGCAGCGCGTCGGCGCTCGACCTGTGTGATGAGATAGACGCGTTTTTTTACTCCCGACGAATGTGAACAGCTCATCGAGCTCGACGACGGTATCGTCGTCGGTTGGGGGCTGTGGGATGGGGGCAGCCAAGGCACGCTCACCGGCGCACTTGACCCAGTTGGCTACCGATTGTGGGTTGACACGCAGATTGCGCCCGATGCGTCGGAAGCTGTGGCCATCCAGATACATCTCGACGGCTTGGCGCGGGATTCTAGGCGGGTAGCCGATTGGGTTGGGCTGAGGGGTGAAATGACGATTGCAGGCCTTGCGCAGGTAGCGCTGGCTGCCGCTGTGATTCTTGTCTCGTTTTACCACTGATTATTTTATGTTTCTTTGGACACCTCATGTATCCAATTTTATTTACTCCCAGAAAACCTTTCTTGACTCCATATTTTCCGGCGATGGTGTTGACCAATTTGGGATGTTAGTTATAATACACTTCTAGTTATGATCTACAAACAGTACTCGCCACTGCAACTTCACCCATCTTATATTCATCTGAACCATCTTCAAGAATATTCATTTTCAAGATTAGAGAAGGTAATATCTGAGGTCTTTGAATTATATAACATCAACAGAACACATGATGGAAGATACGAGCTATATCTGCCTTCGAGTAATAAAATATCAAAAGAGCTTGGTTTAAGATTTTGGTTTGATGAACCTGATTCATCGCCAGAAGAATGTCGCTTAAATGGAAAGACATACAGTGCTAAATTATATTGCAAAATAGCGCTGAATGATAAATTATCCGGGGAATGGTTGGTGGAAAATCTTTTTATATGTAGTTTTCCATACATGACCCCTGACTATACTTTTATCATCAATGGGTGCGAGAGAATTGTTGTACCTCAAATTGTTAGGGCACCCGGTGTATATTTCTCTCTTGATAAAAAAGATGGTCTAGCTATACATACATCAGCTAAAATAATTCCGATGTATGGTAAGCCAATCAATATTGAAATAAGGAAAAATAATGCCGCGTATGTCAAAATAGGGAGGTCTCGAAGTATTTTTTTTGATGTATTCATAAAAGGCATCTTAGCCTTAATTGAACAAAATGCCGAAGCGGATAATAATTCGAATAAATATGTTTTTGATTTATACGGAAAACTTTGCGAATCGGATGCTGAAAGATATCTTAAAACTACAGTCGAAGAGGAATGTAAAGTTTTTAGCGATTCATTGTCCTATAGTAAATACATGATAGAAGTAGCTAAGATAATTATGCCTAATAGTCCGATTAGCTTGAAAGAAGCTGCAAAGATCTTAGAAATTTCATTCTTTGACTTAAGATATTTCAATCTATCAGATACTGGAAGGTTTCTTATTAATAAGAAATTAGGATTAGATGTTCCCTTGGATTATAAAATTTTACACATAGAAGATCTTATCATGAGCTTCAAGACATTAATAGATGTGCATACCGGCAAGAGATCTCCAGATGACTACGACCACTTAGGTAATAAACAAGTAAAAGGAGTCGCTGATCTAATTTATGATCCCTTCAGGAAGGGAATACTAAAAATGATCTCTCTGTTTCAAAACAATGCAACTCTTTTACAACAAAAGAAATTGGCTTCTGTATCTAATATAATTAATACTAAACCCGTGCAAATCGCAATTAGAGAGTTCTTCAATACATCATCCTTTTCACAGATCATAGATCAAACCAACGTGTTGAGTGAGATATCTGGAAAAAGAACGATAACTGCATTAGGAAAAGGTGGTCTGAGTCAAGAATTCGCCTCTTTTGAGGCACGTGATGTACATCATACCCATTATGGCCGTATATGTCCAATCGAGACTCCTGAAGGTAAAAATATAGGTTTGGTATCAAGAATCGCTCTATATGCTAGAGTTAATAATTATGGATTAATCGAAACTCCTTATAGAAAAGTTAAAAAATTCGTCAGAAATGTTTTGCATGAACTTATAGGCCGCCGTGCATATGAGGATATAGTGTATGAAGGTAATGTAGTGGTAAGAAAAGGTGATGTAATAGAGAAAAGTCATGCCGAGATCATTTCGTCAATTCGGGAGAAAGAACTAATCCAAGTCTTCCCTTATATAGATTTCAAAGACGATGTTGTTTATATTGCTGCATACGATGAATCAGAATATATCATAGCACGTTCTAATATAAAGACTAACGACCTGGGTGAAATATTAGATACATATGTTGAGGTCAGACATCGCGGCAAAATACAGAGATCACCGGTAGATCTTGTAGATTATTTAGATCTTTCTTATGCCCAAATTGTTGGTATAAGTGCAGCACTCATACCATTTATAGAACATAATGAAGCTGCACGAGCCCTGATGGGCGCAAATATGCAACGTCAAGCAGTCCCCCTAATTCAAGCTACACCACCTCTCGTATCAACAGGCTTAGATAGTCATGTTGCTAGTAATACCAATCATATCATTCGATCAACTGTACAAGGTGAAGTAGTAAGTGTTACATCTAGACAAGTTGTTGTTAAATCAGATGGTGCCTTATATCATTACGCACTTAAATCTATGCAAAAAACAAATCAAAATACATGTTTCAATCAAATACCATGTGTAAATAAGGGAGACCGCGTTAAAGTAGGTGATGTGCTTGCATGTTCATATAGTACCCTTCAAGGTGTACTATCTTTAGGAGCTAACGTCCTCGTAGCATTTATTAGTTGGGAAGGATATAACTACGAAGATGCTATTTTAATTAGCGAAAGAATAGTACGTGAGGATGTCCTAACTTCTATCCACATCGAACAATATGAGATAGAAGCTAAACATACTAACATTGGGGATGAGGAAATAACAAAAGATATTCCCGGAATATCACATGAAGATGCAAGCAGACTAGATGAAAACGGGATAGTGTGTATAGGTAGTTATGTCAAAGCGGGTGATATACTAGTGGGAAAAATTGCGCCAGTTGGCGAACATAATCCCACTCCTGAGGACCGTCTTTTGCGTGCTATATTTGGCGCAAGAAGCAAAGAAGTTAAGGATGTATCATTAAGAGTACCCCACGGCAAGCACGGTGTTGTCATTGATGTGCAAGTATTTGATCGTGACCTACCACCTCAAACTATCAAGAAAGTGCGTGTGAGCTTGGCGCAGAAAAGGAAGATATCCATCGGCGATAAATTGGCAGGTAGGCATGGAAACAAGGGTGTAATTTCTAAGATATTACCAATGGAGGAAATGCCATTTTTAGAAGATGGCACACCAATCGATATCGTTTTAAATCCTCTTGGAATTCCCGGGCGTATGAATATTGGACAAATTCTTGAGGCGCATCTTGGATGGGTTTCCGATCAACTAGGATTCCGTGCAATATCTCCAGCATTTAATAGTGCAAATGAATCACAGATAGCAGCAGATTTAGCAAGAGCATGGTTGTTTAATAAAGCATATAAGCATTTATTCAATGAGGCAGTTTTGTTTATGACTGCAAATCATGTCCCAGTGGAGAGCATGAAAGATGATTTAGATTTGATGGTTAATTATATATATAATATACAAGACAAATACTCGTTTCTATCCTCGGAAAATTATAAGGATATTGAGTACAACTTGCACTCTATAAAAAGAACAGCGACAAGGATATGGCTTAAAAATAAAGGATTAGACGATCCTTTGATAGATATCTTGATGGGAATAAACTACGATCCTAATAATCCAAAATGGACGGAGTATGATGATATCACCATTAGGTACTGTACAAAATTCTGGTTAGAAGAATTATTAGATATAGAAGGGCTTACGGATGACGAAATAATGAAGAAAGCAAACGAGATAAGTAAAGAAAAAGACATACCTTTACCAACAGAGGGTAAATTTATTTTATATGACGGTAGGACTGGACGCCGCTTAGATCGCCCAATAACTGTTGGAGTTTTACATATCCTCAAGCTTTCACATATGGTTGAGGACAAATGTCATGCTAGATCTACCGGCCAATATTCGTTAATCACCCATCAACCTCTTGGAGGAAGGTCCAATTTCGGCGGCCAAAGAATGGGTGAAATGGAATGCTGGGCATTGCAAGCCTATGGCGCTGCTCATACGCTTCATGAAATGTTGACCATTAAGTCTGACGATGTAGAAGGTCGAAT
Encoded proteins:
- a CDS encoding IS1 family transposase, which gives rise to MVKRDKNHSGSQRYLRKACNRHFTPQPNPIGYPPRIPRQAVEMYLDGHSFRRIGRNLRVNPQSVANWVKCAGERALAAPIPQPPTDDDTVVELDELFTFVGSKKTRLSHHTGRAPTRCVMSWQVALSRDEAVLQAVVDQAPRAFQYCTDGFSGYAALDYRGGWHLVAPGKSQTYSVEAGHAELRHSLARLGRRTRCFSRVWKRCGGRLRCLCNAGIGGSCSSKRIRVIRAIRGTTRVFGFRHSLSFLLRKRC